A single region of the Erythrobacter sp. HL-111 genome encodes:
- the nusA gene encoding transcription termination factor NusA has product MASAISANKAELLAIANAVASEKMIDKSIVIEAMEEAIQKSARNRYGAENDIRAKLDPQTGDLTLWRVVEVVEEVEDYFKQVDLKQAEKLQPGAQVGDFIVDPLPPVDLGRIDAQSAKQVIFQKVRDAERERQYEEFKDRAGEIITGVIKSVEFGHVIVNLGRAEGVIRRDQQIPREAARVGERVRALITKVERNNRGPQIFLSRAAPDFMRKLFAQEVPEIYDGIIEIKAAARDPGSRAKIGVISYDSSIDPVGACVGMKGSRVQAVVQELQGEKIDIIPWSEDTATFVVNALQPATVARVVLDEEEGRIEVVVPDDQLSLAIGRRGQNVRLASQLTGHQIDIMTEEEASEKRSKEFAERSKMFEEELDVDETLSQLLVAEGFAELEEVAYVELAELASIEGFDEELAEELQSRAIEALERQEEAHRAARRELGVEDDLAELPHLTEAMLVTLGKAGIKTLDDLADLATDELIAKKREAPRRRGNDAKALGGPPMRRPQREQDKGGVLGEYGLTEEQGNEIIMAARAHWFEDEAPAAGEPDSQEAAHADSEQ; this is encoded by the coding sequence ATGGCCAGTGCCATTTCCGCGAACAAGGCCGAACTGCTCGCGATCGCCAATGCGGTCGCCTCGGAGAAGATGATCGACAAGTCGATCGTCATCGAGGCAATGGAAGAGGCGATCCAGAAGAGCGCGCGCAACCGCTATGGCGCGGAAAACGACATCCGCGCCAAGCTCGACCCGCAGACCGGCGACCTCACCCTGTGGCGCGTCGTCGAGGTGGTCGAGGAGGTCGAGGACTATTTCAAGCAGGTCGATCTCAAGCAGGCCGAAAAGCTCCAGCCCGGCGCGCAGGTGGGCGATTTCATCGTCGACCCGCTGCCCCCGGTCGACCTTGGCCGGATCGACGCGCAGAGCGCCAAGCAGGTGATCTTTCAGAAGGTCCGCGATGCCGAGCGCGAGCGCCAGTACGAGGAATTCAAGGACCGCGCGGGCGAGATCATCACCGGCGTCATCAAGTCGGTCGAATTCGGCCACGTGATCGTCAATCTCGGCCGGGCCGAGGGCGTCATCCGGCGCGACCAGCAGATCCCGCGCGAGGCCGCCCGCGTGGGCGAGCGGGTGCGCGCGCTCATCACCAAGGTCGAGCGCAACAACCGCGGCCCGCAGATCTTCCTTTCCCGCGCCGCGCCCGATTTCATGCGCAAGCTGTTCGCGCAGGAAGTGCCCGAGATCTACGACGGCATCATCGAGATCAAGGCCGCTGCCCGCGACCCGGGTTCGCGCGCGAAGATCGGGGTCATCAGTTACGACAGCTCGATCGATCCGGTCGGCGCCTGCGTCGGGATGAAGGGCAGCCGCGTGCAGGCCGTCGTGCAGGAACTCCAGGGCGAGAAGATCGACATCATCCCGTGGTCGGAAGACACCGCGACCTTCGTCGTCAACGCGCTCCAGCCCGCGACGGTCGCGCGCGTCGTGCTCGACGAGGAGGAGGGCCGGATCGAGGTCGTGGTGCCCGATGACCAGCTCAGCCTCGCGATCGGCCGGCGCGGCCAGAACGTGCGGCTCGCAAGCCAGCTGACCGGTCACCAGATCGACATCATGACCGAAGAGGAGGCCTCCGAGAAGCGCTCGAAGGAATTCGCCGAACGCTCCAAGATGTTCGAGGAGGAGCTCGACGTCGACGAGACGCTTTCGCAGCTGCTCGTCGCCGAAGGCTTCGCCGAGCTGGAAGAGGTCGCCTATGTCGAACTCGCCGAACTCGCGAGCATCGAGGGCTTCGACGAGGAACTCGCCGAGGAGCTCCAGAGCCGCGCGATCGAGGCGCTCGAACGGCAGGAGGAGGCGCATCGCGCCGCCCGCCGCGAACTCGGCGTCGAGGACGATCTTGCCGAGCTCCCGCATCTCACCGAAGCTATGCTGGTCACGCTGGGCAAGGCGGGGATCAAGACGCTGGACGACCTCGCCGACCTTGCCACCGACGAACTGATCGCGAAGAAGCGCGAGGCGCCGCGCCGCCGCGGCAATGACGCCAAGGCGCTCGGAGGCCCGCCGATGCGGCGCCCGCAGCG
- the rimP gene encoding ribosome maturation protein RimP codes for MADIDRLTAIIEPEAKALGFDLVRVKMMPSEAGDGGQALQVMAEDPATGQLVIDQCAALSRRISDAIDAAEEQGEVLVEGAYHLEVSSPGIDRPLTRTKDFSDWAGHEARIVMVKSFDGQRTYKGELGGIEGDEVLVTDAKAGAVRLPRHHIHSAKLVLTDALIAATRPLDASGADELIEEPEEEKADD; via the coding sequence TTGGCCGACATCGACCGCCTGACCGCGATCATCGAACCCGAGGCGAAGGCGCTCGGCTTCGATCTCGTGCGAGTGAAGATGATGCCGTCGGAGGCGGGTGACGGCGGGCAGGCGCTGCAGGTCATGGCCGAGGACCCGGCGACCGGCCAGCTCGTGATCGACCAGTGCGCGGCGCTTTCGCGGCGCATTTCCGACGCGATCGACGCGGCCGAGGAGCAGGGCGAGGTGCTGGTCGAAGGCGCCTACCACCTCGAGGTGTCGAGCCCCGGCATCGACCGCCCCCTGACCCGCACGAAGGATTTTTCCGACTGGGCCGGGCACGAGGCGCGGATCGTCATGGTCAAGAGCTTCGACGGCCAGCGCACCTACAAGGGCGAACTGGGCGGCATCGAGGGGGACGAGGTCCTCGTCACCGATGCGAAGGCGGGCGCGGTCCGCCTGCCGCGCCACCACATCCATTCCGCCAAGCTCGTCCTCACCGACGCGCTGATCGCGGCGACGCGGCCGCTCGATGCGAGCGGGGCGGACGAACTCATCGAAGAACCCGAAGAAGAGAAGGCAGACGACTGA
- a CDS encoding PilZ domain-containing protein, protein MPRPIVHAPRTAPASAPAPRRIGEAPPRTGRRGAARLRLGIPARLVTLHGTLACDLVDLSLTGARVCFGAGRTAPLAEGDGAVLRVGGIDAFGLLVRSGGSTAALAFEDALGEGDVLAVRGHAEGLEREGAHTLRRAAHAFVSGSR, encoded by the coding sequence ATGCCACGCCCTATCGTCCACGCTCCCCGGACCGCTCCCGCCTCCGCACCTGCGCCGCGCCGGATCGGCGAAGCACCGCCGCGCACGGGACGCCGAGGCGCGGCGCGCCTGCGGCTCGGCATTCCGGCCCGGCTGGTGACGCTGCACGGGACGCTGGCCTGCGACCTCGTCGATCTTTCGCTGACCGGCGCGCGCGTCTGCTTCGGCGCAGGGCGCACGGCTCCGCTGGCCGAGGGCGACGGCGCGGTGTTGCGGGTCGGCGGGATCGATGCCTTCGGCCTCCTCGTGCGCTCCGGGGGAAGCACCGCCGCGCTCGCGTTCGAGGACGCGCTGGGCGAGGGCGACGTGCTCGCCGTGCGCGGCCATGCCGAGGGGCTCGAGCGCGAGGGCGCCCACACGCTGCGCCGCGCCGCGCACGCCTTCGTCAGCGGATCGCGCTAG
- a CDS encoding PilZ domain-containing protein, with the protein MADPDDRKNGGGAGPQKAGPAARPDACSFEAAWNRNFEEEPGGGAPERPAGLAIPNTGRRAAPRLRVSLPAQLISIEGNQPCVLMNLSRTGAQVALIDAVRRGEGAVLRCASLEVFGEVIRSEFGLNALRFEEALSDDQVLAIRHYYETFEDRERRALIDTARKWVTGDTSDERPF; encoded by the coding sequence ATGGCTGACCCCGATGACAGGAAAAATGGCGGCGGCGCGGGACCGCAAAAGGCCGGGCCCGCGGCGCGCCCGGACGCCTGTTCCTTCGAGGCGGCCTGGAACCGGAATTTCGAGGAGGAGCCCGGCGGCGGCGCGCCGGAGCGGCCGGCCGGGCTGGCGATCCCCAACACCGGGCGCCGCGCCGCGCCGAGGCTGCGCGTCAGCCTGCCCGCGCAGCTCATCTCGATCGAGGGCAACCAGCCCTGCGTCCTCATGAACCTGTCGCGGACCGGGGCGCAGGTCGCCTTGATCGATGCGGTCCGTCGCGGGGAGGGCGCGGTGCTGCGCTGCGCCTCGCTCGAGGTGTTCGGCGAGGTGATCCGCTCGGAATTCGGACTCAACGCTCTGCGCTTCGAGGAGGCGCTGAGCGATGACCAGGTGCTCGCCATCCGGCATTACTACGAAACTTTCGAGGACCGCGAGCGCCGCGCGCTGATCGACACCGCGCGCAAGTGGGTGACCGGCGACACGAGCGACGAACGCCCGTTCTGA
- the pspF gene encoding phage shock protein operon transcriptional activator, with amino-acid sequence MERENQFIGQSGAFLDAVERASRAAALSRPVLVIGERGTGKELIAERLHRLSPRWDEPLVTMNCAALPETLIEAELFGHEAGAFTGATKARAGRFEEADKGTLFLDELGTLSMGAQERLLRAVEYGEVTRIGASRPVRVDVRIVAATNDDLPALAEAGEFRADLLDRLSFEVITLPPLRVREGDIGVLAEYFGRRMAAELGWAGWPGFAPHVMDQLEDHPWPGNVRELRNVVERAVYRWDDPAMPIAHVQFDPFESPWKPRTPSHRRNGEAAPASSANVPKAGDFAASAPCFDEIEDLRAAVDAHERAIVEHALGKHRWNQRQTARALGLSYDQLRHCIKKHGLMESEGAD; translated from the coding sequence ATGGAGCGCGAAAACCAGTTCATCGGCCAGTCCGGCGCCTTTCTCGACGCGGTCGAGCGGGCCTCCCGCGCCGCTGCGCTCAGCCGCCCCGTCCTCGTCATCGGCGAGCGCGGGACCGGCAAGGAACTGATCGCCGAACGCCTCCACCGCCTCTCGCCCCGTTGGGACGAGCCGCTGGTGACGATGAACTGCGCGGCGCTCCCCGAAACGCTGATCGAGGCCGAGCTGTTCGGCCACGAGGCCGGCGCCTTCACCGGTGCTACCAAGGCGCGCGCGGGAAGGTTCGAGGAAGCCGACAAGGGCACGCTGTTTCTCGACGAACTGGGCACGCTTTCGATGGGCGCGCAGGAACGCCTGCTGCGGGCGGTCGAATATGGCGAGGTCACGCGAATCGGGGCCTCGCGCCCGGTCCGGGTCGACGTCCGCATCGTCGCCGCGACCAATGACGATCTCCCCGCGCTCGCCGAGGCGGGCGAATTCCGCGCGGACCTGCTGGACCGGCTTTCCTTCGAGGTCATCACCCTGCCGCCGCTGCGCGTGCGCGAGGGCGACATCGGCGTGCTTGCGGAATATTTCGGGCGGCGCATGGCGGCGGAACTCGGATGGGCCGGCTGGCCCGGCTTCGCCCCGCACGTGATGGACCAGCTCGAGGATCATCCCTGGCCGGGCAATGTGCGCGAGCTTCGCAACGTGGTCGAGCGGGCAGTCTATCGCTGGGACGATCCCGCCATGCCGATCGCCCACGTCCAGTTCGACCCCTTCGAAAGCCCGTGGAAGCCGCGCACCCCCTCGCACCGGCGGAATGGCGAGGCCGCGCCCGCGTCGTCCGCGAACGTGCCCAAGGCGGGGGATTTCGCCGCCTCCGCCCCCTGTTTCGACGAGATCGAGGACCTGCGCGCCGCGGTCGACGCGCACGAGCGCGCGATCGTCGAGCACGCGCTGGGCAAGCACCGCTGGAACCAGCGCCAGACGGCCCGTGCGCTGGGGCTCAGCTATGACCAGCTGCGCCATTGCATCAAGAAGCACGGCCTGATGGAAAGCGAAGGCGCCGATTAG
- the pspA gene encoding phage shock protein PspA — MSDRDDKTPFGPERDTPARAADPAAGPSPAPADDRDGGLAPVRSPRKGGRSRLDIEIEALRTSPTPTQNPRSERGSDESRDTSRARSRSNSFLDGVAFMGIFSRTRDIIAANFNDLLDNADDPAKMIRMIILEMEETLVEVRASAARTIADQKEMHRHCVKLDRLQADWAEKAQLALSKDREDLARAALVEKKKAADTAEQLKAEIAVLDDALRSYEDDIQKLQNRLREARSRQTAIAARLESAENRVKLRTLMSTERTDEALARFDQLERRVDYAEGRADALSIAEGGKPSLADEIAALAGDDAVDDELEQMKKALGKSSSGKDQ; from the coding sequence ATGAGCGACCGCGACGACAAGACCCCCTTCGGACCGGAGCGAGACACCCCCGCTCGCGCCGCCGATCCCGCCGCCGGGCCTTCCCCCGCCCCGGCCGACGATCGGGACGGCGGCCTCGCTCCGGTCCGTTCCCCGCGCAAAGGCGGGCGTTCGCGGCTCGACATCGAGATCGAGGCCTTGCGCACCAGCCCCACTCCGACGCAGAATCCGCGCTCCGAGCGGGGCAGCGATGAGAGCCGCGACACGTCGCGCGCCCGCTCGCGCAGCAATTCGTTCCTAGATGGAGTAGCCTTCATGGGCATTTTCAGCCGAACCCGCGACATCATCGCGGCCAATTTCAACGACCTGCTCGACAATGCCGACGACCCGGCGAAGATGATCCGCATGATCATCCTCGAAATGGAGGAGACGCTGGTCGAGGTGCGTGCTTCGGCAGCGCGCACCATCGCCGACCAGAAGGAAATGCACCGCCACTGCGTCAAGCTCGACAGGCTCCAGGCCGACTGGGCCGAAAAGGCGCAGCTCGCCCTGTCGAAGGACCGCGAGGACCTCGCCCGCGCGGCTCTTGTCGAGAAGAAGAAGGCCGCCGACACCGCCGAGCAGCTGAAGGCCGAGATTGCCGTGCTCGACGATGCCCTGCGCTCCTACGAGGACGACATCCAGAAGCTGCAGAATCGCCTGCGCGAGGCGCGCAGCCGCCAGACCGCGATCGCCGCGCGCCTCGAAAGCGCGGAAAACCGCGTCAAGCTGCGTACCCTGATGAGCACCGAACGCACCGACGAGGCGCTCGCCCGGTTCGACCAGCTCGAACGCCGGGTCGATTACGCCGAAGGCCGCGCCGATGCGCTCAGCATCGCGGAAGGCGGCAAGCCCTCGCTCGCCGACGAGATTGCCGCGCTTGCGGGCGACGATGCGGTCGATGACGAACTCGAACAGATGAAGAAGGCGCTCGGCAAGAGCAGCTCCGGAAAGGACCAGTAA